A window of the Henckelia pumila isolate YLH828 chromosome 3, ASM3356847v2, whole genome shotgun sequence genome harbors these coding sequences:
- the LOC140892249 gene encoding microtubule-associated protein RP/EB family member 1A, with product MATNIGMMDSAYFVGRSEILSWINSTLHLNLSKVEEACAGAVHCQLMDAAHPGMVPMHKVNFDAKNEYEMIQNYKVLQDVFNKLKITKHIEVNKLIKGRPLDNLEFMQWMKRYCDCVNGGLMNNYNPLERREACKGGKELSKKSAPSQPSSRNSAAVPKHSSHNGRKMETTNVSAGSSLSVKTSRPSSSGGSSSHSESEKTMFEQQIVELKISVDNLEKERDFYFSKLRDIEIFCQAPGIENTPVVEAIKRILYSTDDDPSMVEEAEAMISKSQQVKQLDIIAEEEVEKLKADSQKRKTIINVDVDAASGNSSSPRQRISEVSDVHCSESPLVSY from the exons ATGGCGACGAATATCGGAATGATGGATTCTGCATATTTCGTTGGAAGATCTGAAATTCTTTCTTGGATTAACTCCACTCTCCACCTCAACCTCTCGAAAGTCGAAGAG GCTTGCGCAGGTGCCGTTCACTGTCAGCTGATGGACGCTGCACACCCAGGGATGGTTCCTATGCACAAAGTCAATTTCGACGCGAAGAACGAGTATGAGATGATCCAGAATTATAAAGTTCTTCAAGATGTTTTCAACAAACTCAAAATCACTAAG CATATCGAGGTCAACAAATTAATCAAAGGGAGGCCGCTGGACAACCTGGAGTTCATGCAGTGGATGAAGCGATACTGCGATTGTGTTAACGGAGGGCTTATGAACAA TTACAATCCTTTGGAAAGAAGAGAGGCTTGCAAGGGTGGAAAAGAATTGAGCAAGAAATCTGCACCATCGCAACCTTCATCTAGAAATTCAGCAGCTGTGCCCAAACACAGCTCCCACAATGGCCGAAAGATGGAGACAACTAATGTAAGTGCAGGAAGTAGTCTATCTGTCAAGACTTCCCGACCTTCTTCAAGCGGAGGATCTTCTTCCCATAGTGAATCAGAGAAGACGATGTTTGAGCAACAG ATAgtagaattaaaaatatcagTGGATAATCTAGAGAAGGAGAGGGACTTTTACTTTTCCAAGTTGAGGGATATTGAGATCTTCTGTCAGGCCCCTGGGATCGAAAACACACCT GTTGTGGAAGCAATAAAGAGGATTTTGTACAGTACAGATGATGACCCATCAATGGTTGAAGAAGCTGAGGCCATGATATCGAAGAGCCAGCAGGTAAAACAGTTGGATATAATAGCAGAAGAGGAGGTGGAGAAGCTGAAGGCTGATTCACAAAAGAGGAAAACAATTATCAACGTTGATGTCGATGCTGCTTCAGGCAATTCGTCGTCCCCAAGGCAAAGGATTTCTGAAGTTTCTGATGTCCACTGCAGCGAATCGCCTCTAGTCAGTTACTAA
- the LOC140891091 gene encoding cyclin-D3-3-like: MSSSQKKMFSHFQEQKSLLQNSILDDLYCEEERFDEDSCCGFGLDSLDFNEIRKKPFSFLNECDFNWEDDEVVTLLIKEKNQAELRCNEMISDGVLETGRNEAIKWMLKVIAHYGFTVMTGVLAVYYYDRFVSSPCFQKDKPWMSQLVAVACLSIAAKVEETQVPLLLDLQVEESKYVFEAKTIQRGELLVLSTLKWKVNLVTPLSFFDHIVRRFGLITNLHTEFLRRCESFILTIVTDCRFVHYLPSVIAAATMKYVIREVEPSVAPEYENQLMTVLKASKDKVDACHKLILELMDDHNHRPLYKRKHNSIPSSPSGVIDSYFSSDNSNDSWAFASSGSPSPEPPLKRSRILEQHNILASLSSNLPIGVTDHPH, encoded by the exons atgtcttcttcccagaagaaGATGTTTTCCCATTTCCAAGAACAGAAATCCCTTCTCCAAAATTCAATTCTTGACGACCTTTACTGTGAGGAGGAGCGTTTTGATGAAGATTCGTGTTGTGGGTTTGGTTTGGATAGTTTGGATTTCAATGAGATTCGAAAAAAGCCCTTCTCTTTTCTGAATGAGTGTGATTTTAACTGGGAGGATGATGAGGTTGTCACCCTTCTGATCAAGGAGAAAAATCAGGCGGAACTGAGATGTAATGAAATGATTTCTGATGGGGTTTTGGAAACGGGGAGGAACGAGGCTATTAAATGGATGCTGAAGGTGATTGCCCACTACGGGTTCACTGTCATGACTGGTGTTTTAGCTGTGTATTACTATGACAGATTTGTGTCGAGCCCTTGTTTTCAGAAAGATAAGCCATGGATGAGTCAACTGGTTGCTGTGGCTTGTCTTTCTATAGCTGCAAAAGTGGAGGAAACTCAAGTGCCTCTTCTGTTAGATCTTCAA GTGGAAGAATCCAAGTATGTTTTCGAGGCAAAGACGATACAAAGAGGGGAGCTATTGGTGCTCTCAACGCTTAAATGGAAGGTGAATCTTGTGACGCCACTCTCATTCTTTGACCACATTGTGAGGAGATTTGGATTGATCACCAATTTGCACACCGAGTTCTTGAGGAGGTGTGAGAGTTTTATACTCACTATCGTTACCG ATTGTAGGTTTGTGCATTATCTTCCTTCTGTCATTGCTGCTGCAACAATGAAGTATGTTATAAGAGAGGTTGAGCCTTCCGTTGCCCCGGAGTACGAAAACCAACTCATGACGGTGCTAAAAGCTAGCAAG GACAAGGTCGATGCTTGCCATAAACTCATTCTGGAGCTAATGGATGACCATAATCACAGGCCTTTGTACAAGAGAAAGCACAACTCCATACCAAGTAGCCCAAGTGGTGTGATCGATTCATATTTCAGCTCCGATAATTCGAATGATTCATGGGCATTTGCTTCGTCTGGTTCACCCTCTCCGGAGCCGCCACTTAAGAGAAGCAGAATTCTGGAGCAGCACAACATATTAGCTTCATTAAGCAGTAATTTGCCTATTGGTGTGACTGACCATCCTCATTGA